The following proteins are co-located in the Trichormus variabilis 0441 genome:
- a CDS encoding GAF domain-containing protein, protein MSPIAKPNSQVSLNQESVVRRITARIRQSLELEDIITATTAEVRTLLGTDRVMMYKFHADGSGQVIAESIYENRLPSLLGLNFPADDIPPHARELLVKSKVRSIVNVTTGMIGQSPVHNLETGELISEDICYRPVDPCHLEYLTAMGVKSSVVAPIFHQDELWGLLVSHHSENRTVSEDELEAMQMIVDQLAVAIAQSHLLTQARKKAQKEAIINRIITLLHSLPTIVLQPTLEAAVAAFDGVGGRLCLRNQAVESQHVASRSLAECLIPGNNCVQLYTCGQQPITPEQTIYPLIEQYRVWQEHYTSHHDIWAIADIYQDPTLRSLQAVFQTTKIRSILIIPLEYRQQLLGYLTIFRNEIDTETLWAGHIDQDQRQMFPRVSFNLWRDAKKSQAQQWTSEEIELAKEIGQHFASAIQQYELYQQVQAFNENLEKQVQKRTLELRHTSEQQQAVFGVISKIRESLDTNTIFQITTKEACQLIKADRVSVYRFDDEWGGEFVGDFEATSLHWSNESSISINTVWNDTYLQNTQGGRYRYNETFAVDDIYKVGFTQCHVENLEQFQIYAFVLAPIFVGQKLWGLLATYQHSGPRQWKPSEVNFLTQIAAQLGVALQQAELLNQTQQQAQKLTQTLHHLQQTQTQLIQTEKMSSLGQLVAGVAHEINNPVNFIYGNLSHVSEYAQNLLTMLELYQQELPNPSAAILEQADEIDLEFLAEDLPKTLSSMQIGVERIRQIVMSLRTFSRLDEAEMKAVNIHEGIDSTLLILQHRLKAKPETAGIKLTKKYADIPLVECYAGQMNQVFMNVLSNAIDALEDYKEAQSKNHHGEIIIFTSFGQIRDNIQSVVIRIVDNGPGIPEDLRLRICDPFFTTKPVGKGTGLGLSISYKIVVEKHGGVFKCDSQLGSGTEFWIEIPIQQVNNNW, encoded by the coding sequence ATGTCACCGATCGCTAAACCAAATTCTCAGGTTAGTCTCAATCAGGAAAGTGTAGTACGTCGTATTACGGCTCGGATTCGTCAATCTTTAGAGTTGGAGGATATCATCACAGCGACAACAGCAGAGGTACGCACTTTATTGGGAACTGACCGAGTGATGATGTATAAATTCCATGCAGATGGAAGCGGTCAGGTTATTGCTGAGTCAATTTATGAAAATCGTCTACCCTCATTGCTGGGGTTGAATTTTCCGGCTGATGATATTCCACCCCACGCAAGGGAACTTTTGGTCAAGTCTAAAGTACGTTCCATAGTTAATGTTACTACGGGGATGATTGGTCAAAGCCCTGTGCATAACTTAGAAACGGGGGAATTAATTTCAGAAGACATTTGTTACCGTCCTGTAGACCCTTGTCATTTGGAATACTTAACAGCGATGGGTGTGAAATCTTCGGTAGTCGCGCCTATTTTTCACCAAGATGAACTGTGGGGGCTGTTGGTATCTCATCATTCCGAAAACCGGACGGTTTCAGAGGATGAGTTGGAAGCCATGCAGATGATTGTAGATCAACTTGCAGTAGCGATCGCCCAAAGTCATCTCCTGACCCAAGCCAGAAAAAAAGCCCAAAAAGAAGCCATCATTAACCGCATTATTACCCTACTGCACTCATTACCCACGATTGTCTTACAGCCGACTTTAGAAGCAGCAGTTGCTGCTTTTGATGGTGTTGGCGGTAGGCTGTGTTTAAGAAATCAAGCTGTTGAGTCACAACACGTTGCTTCTCGGAGTTTAGCGGAGTGTTTAATTCCAGGTAATAACTGCGTCCAACTTTATACCTGTGGACAACAACCTATCACCCCAGAACAAACTATCTATCCGCTCATTGAACAGTATAGGGTCTGGCAGGAACATTACACATCGCATCATGATATCTGGGCGATCGCTGATATTTATCAAGATCCTACCTTGCGTAGTTTGCAAGCCGTTTTTCAAACAACTAAAATTCGCAGCATTTTAATCATTCCCTTAGAATATCGTCAGCAGTTACTGGGTTATTTAACTATCTTCCGCAATGAGATAGATACCGAAACTCTCTGGGCCGGACACATTGATCAGGATCAGAGGCAAATGTTCCCCCGTGTATCATTTAATTTATGGCGTGATGCCAAAAAGTCACAAGCTCAACAATGGACAAGCGAAGAGATTGAACTAGCTAAAGAAATCGGTCAACACTTTGCCTCAGCTATTCAGCAGTATGAACTCTACCAACAAGTACAAGCCTTTAACGAAAACTTAGAAAAACAAGTGCAGAAACGCACTCTTGAACTACGCCATACATCAGAACAACAACAAGCAGTGTTTGGTGTAATTTCTAAGATTCGTGAATCGCTAGATACTAACACTATTTTTCAAATAACTACTAAAGAAGCTTGTCAATTAATTAAAGCAGATCGGGTTTCCGTGTATCGCTTTGACGATGAATGGGGAGGCGAATTTGTGGGTGATTTTGAAGCCACTAGCCTTCACTGGTCAAATGAATCAAGCATAAGTATTAATACTGTCTGGAATGACACTTACTTACAAAACACACAAGGAGGACGCTATCGCTACAATGAAACATTTGCCGTAGATGACATCTATAAGGTGGGGTTTACTCAATGTCATGTTGAAAATCTAGAGCAATTTCAAATTTATGCTTTTGTCTTGGCTCCTATCTTTGTTGGTCAGAAACTCTGGGGTTTACTAGCAACTTATCAACATTCTGGCCCCCGTCAGTGGAAACCTTCAGAAGTGAACTTCCTGACTCAAATTGCTGCCCAACTAGGAGTAGCGCTACAACAAGCTGAACTACTCAATCAAACCCAGCAACAGGCTCAAAAGTTAACTCAAACACTGCACCATTTACAACAAACCCAAACTCAACTCATCCAAACAGAAAAAATGTCTTCATTGGGTCAATTAGTAGCAGGTGTAGCTCATGAAATTAATAATCCAGTGAACTTTATTTATGGAAATCTCAGCCATGTAAGTGAATATGCTCAGAATTTACTCACGATGCTGGAACTTTATCAGCAAGAATTACCCAACCCTAGTGCAGCAATTCTAGAACAGGCAGACGAAATCGATCTAGAGTTTTTAGCTGAAGATTTACCCAAAACTCTCTCCTCTATGCAAATTGGTGTCGAGCGCATCCGCCAAATTGTCATGTCTTTACGGACTTTCTCTCGCCTTGATGAAGCAGAAATGAAAGCCGTAAATATTCATGAGGGTATTGATAGTACCTTGTTAATTTTGCAACACCGCTTGAAAGCCAAGCCGGAAACTGCGGGGATTAAACTTACCAAAAAATACGCTGATATTCCCTTGGTAGAATGCTACGCCGGACAGATGAATCAAGTATTTATGAATGTTTTGAGTAATGCTATCGATGCTCTAGAAGATTATAAGGAGGCACAATCAAAAAATCATCATGGTGAAATTATTATTTTTACTAGCTTTGGTCAAATCAGGGACAACATTCAAAGTGTAGTCATTCGGATTGTGGATAATGGCCCTGGCATACCAGAAGATTTGAGACTCAGAATATGCGATCCGTTCTTTACTACAAAGCCAGTCGGTAAGGGTACAGGTTTGGGTTTATCTATTAGTTATAAAATTGTAGTAGAAAAACATGGTGGGGTTTTTAAATGTGATTCTCAACTAGGTTCAGGTACAGAATTTTGGATTGAAATTCCGATTCAGCAGGTTAATAATAATTGGTGA
- a CDS encoding TRC40/GET3/ArsA family transport-energizing ATPase has translation MRVILMTGKGGVGKTSVAAATGLRCAELGYRTLVLSTDPAHSLADSFDMELGHAPKQIRPNLWGAELDALQELEGNWGAVKRYITQVLQARGLDGVQAEELAILPGMDEIFGLVRMKRHYDEGDFDVLIIDSAPTGTALRLLSLPEVGGWYMRRFYKPFQNISVALRPLVEPIFKPIAGFSLPDREVMDAPYEFYEQIEALEKVLTDNTQTSVRLVTNPEKMVIKESLRAHAYLSLYNVATDLVVANRIIPAQVQDPFFQRWKQNQEEYRQEIHENFHPLPVKEVPLFSEEMCGLAALERLKETLYKDEDPTQVYYKETTVRVVQENNQYSLELYLPGIPKNQVQLSKTGDELNITIGNHRRNLVLPQALAALQPSGAKMEDDYLKIRFADNAKV, from the coding sequence ATGCGAGTAATTTTGATGACAGGGAAAGGCGGCGTAGGTAAAACCTCGGTGGCTGCTGCAACTGGGCTGCGGTGTGCAGAATTAGGCTATCGGACACTGGTTTTGAGTACAGACCCCGCTCACTCATTAGCAGACAGTTTTGACATGGAACTAGGCCACGCACCAAAACAAATCCGTCCCAACTTGTGGGGTGCAGAACTAGATGCACTGCAAGAACTAGAAGGAAACTGGGGTGCAGTGAAGCGCTACATTACCCAAGTTTTGCAAGCTAGGGGTTTAGATGGAGTGCAAGCGGAAGAATTAGCCATCCTACCAGGCATGGATGAGATTTTTGGCTTAGTGAGAATGAAGCGCCACTATGATGAAGGTGATTTTGATGTATTAATTATCGACTCTGCACCCACCGGTACAGCATTGCGCCTCTTGAGTTTACCAGAAGTGGGCGGCTGGTATATGCGGCGTTTTTACAAACCATTCCAAAATATCTCAGTTGCGCTGCGTCCATTGGTTGAACCTATTTTTAAACCAATTGCTGGGTTTTCCTTACCAGATAGAGAGGTGATGGATGCCCCTTATGAGTTTTATGAACAAATTGAAGCTCTGGAAAAAGTACTAACAGATAATACGCAAACTTCTGTACGTCTTGTTACTAACCCAGAGAAGATGGTAATCAAAGAGTCTTTACGCGCTCACGCTTATTTAAGCTTGTACAATGTTGCCACAGATTTAGTTGTGGCTAATCGCATTATCCCTGCCCAAGTGCAAGATCCATTCTTCCAACGCTGGAAACAAAATCAGGAAGAGTATCGTCAAGAAATCCATGAGAATTTCCACCCTTTACCAGTGAAAGAAGTGCCACTTTTTTCCGAAGAAATGTGTGGACTAGCGGCTTTAGAACGCCTAAAAGAAACCTTGTATAAAGATGAAGATCCCACTCAGGTATATTACAAAGAAACGACTGTAAGAGTAGTGCAAGAAAATAACCAATACAGTTTGGAATTGTATTTACCTGGGATTCCCAAAAACCAAGTTCAACTCAGTAAAACTGGAGATGAATTAAACATCACCATTGGTAATCATCGCCGCAATCTAGTGCTACCACAAGCTTTGGCAGCGTTGCAACCATCAGGAGCAAAGATGGAAGATGATTATTTAAAAATCCGCTTTGCTGATAACGCCAAAGTTTAA
- a CDS encoding DUF2358 domain-containing protein, which translates to MKIIEILKQDYQRFPVNQTYSIYAEDVYFQDPLNKFRGITRYKQMINFMQTWFLNIKMDLHDIQHLEDKIKTEWTLSWNTPLPWKPRISISGWSELGLNCEGLIVSHIDYWQCSPLDVIKQHFFQVNN; encoded by the coding sequence ATGAAAATTATTGAAATTCTTAAGCAGGACTATCAGCGATTTCCCGTGAATCAAACTTACAGCATTTATGCGGAAGACGTTTATTTTCAAGACCCACTAAATAAATTTCGTGGTATTACACGTTATAAGCAAATGATTAATTTCATGCAAACTTGGTTTTTAAATATCAAAATGGATTTGCATGATATTCAACATTTAGAAGACAAAATCAAAACCGAATGGACACTGAGTTGGAATACTCCCCTACCTTGGAAGCCACGTATTTCCATCTCTGGTTGGAGTGAACTAGGTCTTAACTGTGAGGGTTTAATCGTTTCTCACATTGATTATTGGCAATGTTCACCTTTAGATGTCATCAAACAACACTTCTTTCAGGTAAATAATTAG
- a CDS encoding Rpn family recombination-promoting nuclease/putative transposase — MKTDTIFYSLFQAFPNIFFELINQSPQEASIYEFTSREVKQLAFRLDGLFLPKINDSTKPFYIVEVQFQPDDDFYYRLFAELFLYLKQYKPPYPWQVVVIYPSRGIERQQTIHFDEILVLNRVKRIYLDELGEVAETSLGVGVVKLVIETEDTAPVLARQLIAQAKQQLTDVTAKRDLINLIETIIVYKLPQKSREEIEAMLGLNELKQSRVYQEALEEGKQEGKQEAKLETIPRMVQFGLSVEAIAQLLDLPLEVVQQAVQPIS; from the coding sequence GTGAAAACTGATACCATCTTCTACAGCCTATTTCAAGCATTTCCCAACATCTTCTTTGAACTGATTAACCAGTCTCCACAAGAAGCAAGTATCTACGAATTTACCTCGCGCGAAGTTAAACAATTGGCTTTTCGTCTGGATGGCTTATTTTTACCAAAAATTAACGACTCCACCAAACCATTTTATATAGTTGAAGTCCAGTTTCAACCAGATGATGATTTTTACTACCGTTTGTTTGCAGAACTATTCCTCTACTTAAAACAATACAAACCTCCCTATCCTTGGCAAGTGGTGGTAATTTATCCTAGTCGTGGCATCGAAAGACAGCAGACTATACATTTTGATGAAATTCTTGTACTCAACAGAGTCAAACGCATTTACTTAGATGAGCTAGGAGAAGTAGCAGAAACTTCCTTGGGCGTTGGAGTTGTTAAGCTAGTAATTGAAACTGAAGACACTGCACCAGTATTAGCAAGACAGTTGATAGCACAAGCAAAGCAGCAGCTAACGGATGTAACCGCTAAACGTGACCTCATCAACTTAATTGAGACAATCATCGTCTACAAATTACCGCAAAAAAGTCGCGAGGAGATAGAAGCTATGTTGGGTTTAAACGAACTGAAACAAAGCCGAGTTTATCAAGAAGCTTTAGAAGAAGGGAAACAGGAAGGGAAACAGGAAGCTAAATTAGAAACGATACCTCGTATGGTACAGTTTGGTTTGAGTGTAGAAGCGATCGCTCAATTATTAGATTTACCACTAGAAGTTGTCCAGCAAGCAGTACAACCAATAAGCTGA